One window from the genome of Chlamydiales bacterium STE3 encodes:
- a CDS encoding putative thimet oligopeptidase (Metallo-peptidase, clan ma(E), family m3) (Product derived from UniProtKB/Trembl:E9AYD6;EC number derived from UniProtKB/Trembl:E9AYD6) encodes MNAMNTENRNLSQIAQKTTDLETLASQFFQQKHPLHTLTVDNLNAVFQFFPQNSSELSNYVQNAQNEAQRSLELVSKIPPHLRDFDNTFYALDAAETLIYSRRRAVESISKAHPDSSFRNEGTVYKDQLVEFSLNQFSRKSVYNMYNEAYQNIEKHGVSLSREREDYMKWKMQSLRAEGLHLEENEYLQVKALKTDINRLESSFLKNIDEDQSFILARDEELLGVPKSTINSLEKEGTFLKITCQYPHYFPVMRYCKVEKTRQSLYRAFESRAAEKNVPILKELIQKRERLAKLIGYASFAHLDISDQLAQAPETVEKFILSLKDGIQGKFQSEIEQLTKELPDGITLDENKCIKPWDLMYLQEDYKKKHYRVDEIALQQYFPFERTLKKIMIMFGEMFSLEIEIIDTENKGLWDTSGWILVVKDKFNKGRIAGHIILDPFPREGKFPHGYCFDVLSPCRLLSGDVNPAIVLLMVNFTPPSAIGESILRHDELVVLFHELGHAFHQLLGNAEMPSRSGYHIQRDALEWPSRLFEFLIWEKENLKRFGEHFETCLPIPDELIDAKINSKNATSGLTFARFFYLSMFSLKCFLSGVENPKLLREEIEKDFLPNIACDPQVYKEASFLHLAEHFYRSKFYAYFWADVFAFDSYEHIIDLQKRGLPNVWLKFRELVLDHGGGLNPNDQALQFLGRPPAVETYLKKISSE; translated from the coding sequence ATGAACGCCATGAATACAGAAAATAGAAATCTAAGTCAGATAGCTCAAAAAACTACTGACCTAGAGACTCTAGCTAGTCAGTTTTTCCAACAAAAGCACCCTTTACATACCTTAACTGTAGATAACTTAAATGCAGTTTTTCAATTCTTTCCTCAGAATAGCAGTGAGTTGTCTAATTATGTTCAAAATGCTCAAAACGAAGCGCAACGCAGTCTTGAGTTAGTCAGTAAAATCCCCCCACATCTGCGAGATTTCGATAACACCTTTTATGCTCTAGACGCGGCAGAAACCTTAATTTATTCTCGAAGACGTGCAGTTGAATCTATATCAAAAGCTCATCCGGATTCTTCTTTTCGGAATGAGGGAACTGTATACAAAGATCAACTCGTTGAATTTTCTCTAAATCAATTTTCCCGCAAGTCTGTATATAATATGTACAACGAAGCATACCAGAACATAGAAAAACACGGGGTGTCTTTATCAAGAGAGAGAGAGGATTACATGAAATGGAAGATGCAATCTTTACGCGCAGAGGGATTGCATCTTGAAGAGAATGAATATTTGCAAGTCAAAGCGCTGAAAACCGATATCAATCGTTTAGAGAGCTCCTTTTTGAAAAATATTGATGAAGATCAGTCTTTTATCCTCGCTAGGGATGAAGAATTATTAGGCGTTCCGAAAAGTACTATAAATTCATTGGAGAAAGAAGGTACTTTTTTAAAAATTACCTGCCAATATCCTCACTATTTTCCTGTTATGCGCTATTGTAAAGTAGAAAAGACAAGGCAATCTCTTTATCGAGCATTTGAAAGCCGAGCTGCTGAAAAAAATGTTCCTATTTTAAAAGAGCTCATACAAAAGAGGGAAAGACTCGCAAAGTTGATAGGTTATGCAAGCTTTGCTCATTTAGATATTTCTGATCAGCTTGCTCAAGCTCCCGAGACTGTTGAAAAGTTTATTCTTTCACTAAAAGATGGCATTCAGGGTAAGTTCCAATCTGAAATTGAACAGCTTACCAAAGAGCTTCCTGATGGGATCACCTTAGATGAAAATAAATGTATCAAGCCGTGGGATCTCATGTATTTGCAGGAGGATTACAAAAAAAAGCATTACAGAGTAGATGAAATCGCTTTGCAGCAATATTTCCCTTTTGAGAGGACTCTAAAAAAGATAATGATAATGTTTGGAGAAATGTTTTCTTTAGAGATCGAAATTATTGATACGGAGAACAAAGGTCTATGGGATACTTCTGGATGGATTTTAGTCGTGAAAGACAAATTTAATAAAGGAAGAATTGCAGGTCATATAATTCTCGACCCTTTTCCCCGAGAAGGGAAATTTCCTCATGGTTACTGTTTTGATGTTCTGTCTCCTTGTCGTTTACTATCCGGTGATGTCAATCCGGCAATTGTGTTGCTTATGGTTAATTTTACACCTCCTAGTGCTATAGGAGAGTCTATTCTTCGACATGATGAATTAGTCGTATTATTCCATGAATTAGGGCATGCATTCCATCAATTATTGGGTAATGCCGAAATGCCATCTCGTTCTGGTTATCATATTCAGCGAGATGCCTTAGAATGGCCATCAAGACTATTTGAATTTCTTATATGGGAAAAAGAAAACTTAAAGAGATTTGGCGAACATTTTGAAACATGCCTTCCTATTCCTGATGAATTAATAGATGCAAAAATCAATTCTAAGAATGCTACCTCGGGATTAACATTTGCACGGTTTTTTTATTTGTCAATGTTTTCTTTAAAATGTTTTTTAAGCGGTGTCGAAAACCCAAAACTATTAAGAGAAGAAATAGAAAAAGATTTTCTACCAAATATTGCATGTGATCCACAAGTATACAAAGAAGCATCTTTCCTACACTTGGCCGAACACTTCTATCGCTCCAAATTTTATGCTTACTTTTGGGCCGATGTATTTGCATTTGATTCGTATGAACATATAATCGATCTTCAAAAACGAGGACTTCCTAATGTGTGGCTAAAGTTTCGTGAGTTGGTTTTGGACCATGGAGGAGGCCTCAACCCAAACGA